In Mustela nigripes isolate SB6536 chromosome 2, MUSNIG.SB6536, whole genome shotgun sequence, a single window of DNA contains:
- the LOC132010195 gene encoding cell surface glycoprotein CD200 receptor 1-like, translating to MDTKAVLLCPPDNPTALVVTWTISPRDQPPCTRVHRRDNNETSVRNCTDARISWESRPDQNPALQIDPVALTHDGYYRCEVAAEDGYFSHTYYLRVLVPPKVTLFRGSNETIVCRAAAGKPSAQIFWTPEGDCHTEEEPLGNGTVTVQSTCHWEGRQVSNVFCSVSHVTGNKNLNFTLNQGVITLEFPASDLLIILYVKFSLFLVILVTVGFIYFKKANDCSA from the exons ATGGATACAAAGGCTGTGCTCCTTTGTCCTCCTGACAACCCCACAGCTTTGGTGGTAACATGGACAATAAGCCCCAGAGACCAGCCTCCCTGCACTAGAGTCCACAGGAGAGACAACAATGAGACCAGTGTAAGAAACTGTACTGATGCGAGAATATCCTGGGAGTCCAGACCTGATCAGAATCCTGCCCTTCAGATTGACCCCGTGGCCCTCACTCATGATGGATATTACAGGTGTGAAGTGGCTGCAGAAGATGGGTATTTCAGTCATACGTATTACCTCCGAGTGTTAG TGCCCCCCAAGGTGACCCTGTTTCGAGGCAGCAATGAAACCATCGTGTGCAGGGCAGCTGCAGGGAAGCCATCTGCACAGATCTTCTGGACCCCAGAGGGAGATTGTCACACTGAGGAAGAGCCGCTGGGCAATGGTACAGTGACCGTCCAGAGTACATGCCACTGGGAGGGCCGCCAGGTGTCTAATGTGTTCTGCTCTGTCTCCCATGTGACTGGCAACAAGAACTTGAACTTCACCTTAAATCAAG GTGTCATAACTCTGGAATTTCCAGCATCAGACTTACTGATCATTCTCTATGTGAAATTCTCTCTGTTCTTGGTTATCCTGGTCACTGTGGGATTCATCTACTTCAAGAAAGCAAATGATTGCAG tgcatga